Proteins encoded in a region of the Neodiprion lecontei isolate iyNeoLeco1 chromosome 5, iyNeoLeco1.1, whole genome shotgun sequence genome:
- the LOC107220902 gene encoding G protein pathway suppressor 2 isoform X2: MPAVIVEPPQRSEQMWQALKTHITRERQRKKQEQEADAEEERQRKERERQQKQDVMTLGETRVQISRLESELSQLKDEKHQLFLQLKKVLNEDDNRRRQLIKETSVTSEVLSAVGGYPGTGAGVVHPQLFLPLQTRSPHYKVPATAPTHSMLPSGPLKRTHSPSPPLTASPYHSGYGYKPPPSIPSYNPPPAKSEDAARRSSDVRAVLWNKGNQYSTSNFYSAPQGQNVYNYTAPSSQSSREPEPGKLNYLAGSRGTMSSHQPAYVASMHSLEHKGAYSEDKFYLRPGSHVTVHGGAIPIQQPPQGAKTGGITSGYPVRAPQPPPGAYPPPPGTYVSASAANVGGRLLYTQPTRYMQREV; encoded by the exons ATGCCAGCTGTAATAGTCGAGCCACCACAGCGCAGCGAACAGATGTGGCAGGCTTTAAAAACCCATATAACTAGAGAACgtcaaagaaagaaacaag AGCAAGAAGCAGATGCTGAAGAGGAACGTCAAAGGAAGGAAAGAGAGCGTCAACAAAAGCAGGATGTTATGACACTTGGAGAAACTCGCGTTCAGATATCACGTCTCGAAAGTGAACTGTCGCAACTCAAGGATGAGAAGCATCAGCTCTTTTTACAACTAAAGAAAGTTCTGAACGAAGATGATAATCGCAGACGTCAACTTATCAAAGAGACTAG CGTAACGTCGGAGGTGTTGTCGGCAGTGGGTGGCTACCCTGGCACCGGAGCCGGAGTGGTTCATCCTCAGTTGTTTTTACCACTGCAAACACGAAGTCCGCATTACAAAGTTCCAGCAACTGCACCAACGCACTCAATGCTGCCAAGT GGACCCTTGAAGCGAACGCATAGTCCTTCACCGCCTCTCACTGCTTCCCCGTATCACTCCGGATACGGATATAAACCTCCACCTTCCATTCCCAGCTATAATCCACCGCCAGCAA AATCTGAAGATGCGGCGAGGAGATCTAGCGATGTCAGAGCTGTGCTTTGGAACA AGGGAAACCAGTATTCAACGTCAAATTTCTACTCAGCGCCACAGGGTCAGAATGTCTACAACTACACAGCACCTAGTTCTCAGTCTTCTAGAGAACCTGAACCTGGGAAACTGAACTATTTGGCTGGTAGTCGAGGCACAATGTCATCTCATCAACCTG cTTACGTTGCAAGTATGCATTCTTTGGAGCACAAAGGAGCTTATTCGGAGGACAAATTCTACCTCCGGCCAGGTAGCCACGTCACTGTTCACGGAGGAGCTATTCCCATACAACAGCCACCGCAG GGTGCTAAAACCGGTGGTATTACATCAGGGTATCCAGTCAGGGCACCACAGCCTCCTCCTGGTGCGTATCCACCTCCACCTGGTACTTATGTCAGTGCGTCTGCTGCAAATGTCGGTGGTCGTCTATTGTATACTCAACCTACACGGTATATGCAACGAGAAGTTTAA
- the LOC107220902 gene encoding G protein pathway suppressor 2 isoform X1, which yields MPAVIVEPPQRSEQMWQALKTHITRERQRKKQEQEADAEEERQRKERERQQKQDVMTLGETRVQISRLESELSQLKDEKHQLFLQLKKVLNEDDNRRRQLIKETSVTSEVLSAVGGYPGTGAGVVHPQLFLPLQTRSPHYKVPATAPTHSMLPSVRTIHRIGPLKRTHSPSPPLTASPYHSGYGYKPPPSIPSYNPPPAKSEDAARRSSDVRAVLWNKGNQYSTSNFYSAPQGQNVYNYTAPSSQSSREPEPGKLNYLAGSRGTMSSHQPAYVASMHSLEHKGAYSEDKFYLRPGSHVTVHGGAIPIQQPPQGAKTGGITSGYPVRAPQPPPGAYPPPPGTYVSASAANVGGRLLYTQPTRYMQREV from the exons ATGCCAGCTGTAATAGTCGAGCCACCACAGCGCAGCGAACAGATGTGGCAGGCTTTAAAAACCCATATAACTAGAGAACgtcaaagaaagaaacaag AGCAAGAAGCAGATGCTGAAGAGGAACGTCAAAGGAAGGAAAGAGAGCGTCAACAAAAGCAGGATGTTATGACACTTGGAGAAACTCGCGTTCAGATATCACGTCTCGAAAGTGAACTGTCGCAACTCAAGGATGAGAAGCATCAGCTCTTTTTACAACTAAAGAAAGTTCTGAACGAAGATGATAATCGCAGACGTCAACTTATCAAAGAGACTAG CGTAACGTCGGAGGTGTTGTCGGCAGTGGGTGGCTACCCTGGCACCGGAGCCGGAGTGGTTCATCCTCAGTTGTTTTTACCACTGCAAACACGAAGTCCGCATTACAAAGTTCCAGCAACTGCACCAACGCACTCAATGCTGCCAAGTGTGCGTACAATTCACAGAATT GGACCCTTGAAGCGAACGCATAGTCCTTCACCGCCTCTCACTGCTTCCCCGTATCACTCCGGATACGGATATAAACCTCCACCTTCCATTCCCAGCTATAATCCACCGCCAGCAA AATCTGAAGATGCGGCGAGGAGATCTAGCGATGTCAGAGCTGTGCTTTGGAACA AGGGAAACCAGTATTCAACGTCAAATTTCTACTCAGCGCCACAGGGTCAGAATGTCTACAACTACACAGCACCTAGTTCTCAGTCTTCTAGAGAACCTGAACCTGGGAAACTGAACTATTTGGCTGGTAGTCGAGGCACAATGTCATCTCATCAACCTG cTTACGTTGCAAGTATGCATTCTTTGGAGCACAAAGGAGCTTATTCGGAGGACAAATTCTACCTCCGGCCAGGTAGCCACGTCACTGTTCACGGAGGAGCTATTCCCATACAACAGCCACCGCAG GGTGCTAAAACCGGTGGTATTACATCAGGGTATCCAGTCAGGGCACCACAGCCTCCTCCTGGTGCGTATCCACCTCCACCTGGTACTTATGTCAGTGCGTCTGCTGCAAATGTCGGTGGTCGTCTATTGTATACTCAACCTACACGGTATATGCAACGAGAAGTTTAA
- the LOC107220910 gene encoding uncharacterized protein LOC107220910: protein MASIEESWKEATEGLNSDTCDTWIIKLQDVYSEEKRTYHNLDYLQDKLLHYYEIKDNLTNPRAVLLALFFQNFEYDPKALDCEEKNLQHFITFADEAEIPADGELRNEVCALLKAAATHSTDAHKVGGAFGEEDAHYLLDLDMAILGAEPEKYTEYTERVRGEYGFLSAPMYTALRLKVLQNFLQIPNIFATKEFREKFEEQARKNIQAEVALLS from the exons ATGGCATCGATTGAAGAAAGTTGGAAGGAGGCTACAGAAGGATTGAACAGTGACACGTGCGACACTTGGATAATCAAGTTGCAGGATGTCTATTCTGAAGAGAAACGAACCTACCACAATCTTGATTATCTTCAAGACAAGTTACTCCACTACTACGAGATTAAGGACAATTTAACTAATCCCAGGGCCGTACTCCTCGCACTGTTCTTTCAAAA TTTTGAGTATGATCCAAAGGCGTTGGattgcgaggaaaaaaatctacaacacTTTATTACCTTTGCAGATGAGGCAGAAATCCCTGCG GATGGAGAATTACGCAATGAGGTTTGTGCTCTGCTGAAAGCAGCTGCTACTCATAGTACAGATGCACACAAGGTTGGAGGTGCCTTTGGCGAAGAGGATGCTCACTATCTTCTTGACTTGGATATGGCCATACTGGGTGCCGAACCTGAGAAGTATACAGAATATACAGAACGTGTACGCGGTGAATATGGGTTCCTTAGTGCACCGATGTATACCGCGTTAAGACTTAAG gtgttgcaaaattttttgcaaattccAAACATATTTGCTACCAAGGAGTTTCGCGAAAAGTTTGAGGAACAAGCACGTAAAAATATCCAAGCTGAAGTTGCGCTGTTGTCTTAG
- the LOC107220909 gene encoding centromere protein L isoform X2: MSDHHSEVTTPQSKRFRNSSTMFTPYTPGRAQRRMQFDPRSRHTVVDIEDPDAEDNIDDALLDLIKLTWNISAVSPLFGLDIKDDVRLKQYSKKLREMVATSLYKDNVSYEAKFTPMHHLVCSPSDPPAVKVEVHSKDDEQDTEMKQIYLGIFLSWGPRSDVEAENVKLPILLNRGLQGVAQAVHSTLSQMFDCTITAMPASQEDLMWLTTIVLNSDVAESRSTKKTAQYELILEYTIPELPASDLIKVKFPLKTMKTLWSKICPTHLSATNDNEQVASIIDLSQVNRFFECLRIKMLKSASLELGYCLLEKISLPNFTIKSNKMKVTDIEAIDRVLWFFQEKAVLHFQAPIPIRNEEC; encoded by the exons ATGTCAGATCACCACTCAGAAGTAACAACGCCGCAGAGCAAAAGGTTTCGAAACAGCTCCACTATGTTTACTCCTTATACCCCTGGTCGTGCTCAGCGCAGAATGCAATTTGACCCAAGATCCAGGCATACCGTCGTTGACATAGAAGACCCTGATGCCGAAGATAACATAGACGATGCTTTGTTAG ATTTGATTAAACTCACCTGGAATATCTCGGCAGTATCACCTTTATTCGGTCTCGACATTAAAGATGACGTGAGATTAAAACAGTACTCCAAAAAACTCAGAGAAATGGTGGCAACCTCTTTGTACAAAGATAATGTATCTTACGAAGCTAAATTCACTCCTATGCATCATCTGGTATGCAGTCCTTCAGATCCTCCAGCTgtaaag GTAGAAGTCCATTCCAAAGACGACGAACAGGATActgaaatgaaacaaatttatCTGGGAATATTTTTGTCCTGGGGTCCTAGGTCTGACGTGGAAGcggaaaatgtaaaattaccAATTCTATTAAACAGAGGACTGCAAGGTGTTGCGCAGGCTGTACACTCTACATTAAGTCAGATGTTTGACTGTACAATTACAGCTATGCCAGCCAGTCAGGAAGATCTTATGTGGTTAACTACGATTGTTCTTAACTCTGATGTAGCTGAATCGCGAAGCACTAAGAAGACTGCTCAGTATGAATTAATACTAGAGTATACTATCCCTGAATTGCCGGCATCTGACTTGATCAAAGTCAAATTTCCGCTGAAGACTATGAAGACTTTGTGGTCAAA AATCTGTCCCACTCATCTGAGTGCCACAAACGATAATGAGCAAGTCGCTAGTATAATAGATTTGAGTCAGGTGAATCGGTTTTTCGAATGTCTGAGGATTAAGATGCTGAAGAGTGCTAGTCTCGAGTTGGGATATTGTTTACTGGAAAAAATTAGCTTGCCAAATTTTACCATTAAATCTAATAAG atgaaagtAACAGATATTGAAGCGATTGATCGAGTTCTTTggttttttcaagaaaaagcCGTACTTCATTTTCAAGCCCCAATCCCAATTAGGAATGAAGAGTGTTAA
- the LOC107220909 gene encoding centromere protein L isoform X1 has protein sequence MKVDVTLKLRRNLQMSDHHSEVTTPQSKRFRNSSTMFTPYTPGRAQRRMQFDPRSRHTVVDIEDPDAEDNIDDALLDLIKLTWNISAVSPLFGLDIKDDVRLKQYSKKLREMVATSLYKDNVSYEAKFTPMHHLVCSPSDPPAVKVEVHSKDDEQDTEMKQIYLGIFLSWGPRSDVEAENVKLPILLNRGLQGVAQAVHSTLSQMFDCTITAMPASQEDLMWLTTIVLNSDVAESRSTKKTAQYELILEYTIPELPASDLIKVKFPLKTMKTLWSKICPTHLSATNDNEQVASIIDLSQVNRFFECLRIKMLKSASLELGYCLLEKISLPNFTIKSNKMKVTDIEAIDRVLWFFQEKAVLHFQAPIPIRNEEC, from the exons ATGAAGGTGGATGTAACATTG AAGCTGCGCAGAAACTTACAAATGTCAGATCACCACTCAGAAGTAACAACGCCGCAGAGCAAAAGGTTTCGAAACAGCTCCACTATGTTTACTCCTTATACCCCTGGTCGTGCTCAGCGCAGAATGCAATTTGACCCAAGATCCAGGCATACCGTCGTTGACATAGAAGACCCTGATGCCGAAGATAACATAGACGATGCTTTGTTAG ATTTGATTAAACTCACCTGGAATATCTCGGCAGTATCACCTTTATTCGGTCTCGACATTAAAGATGACGTGAGATTAAAACAGTACTCCAAAAAACTCAGAGAAATGGTGGCAACCTCTTTGTACAAAGATAATGTATCTTACGAAGCTAAATTCACTCCTATGCATCATCTGGTATGCAGTCCTTCAGATCCTCCAGCTgtaaag GTAGAAGTCCATTCCAAAGACGACGAACAGGATActgaaatgaaacaaatttatCTGGGAATATTTTTGTCCTGGGGTCCTAGGTCTGACGTGGAAGcggaaaatgtaaaattaccAATTCTATTAAACAGAGGACTGCAAGGTGTTGCGCAGGCTGTACACTCTACATTAAGTCAGATGTTTGACTGTACAATTACAGCTATGCCAGCCAGTCAGGAAGATCTTATGTGGTTAACTACGATTGTTCTTAACTCTGATGTAGCTGAATCGCGAAGCACTAAGAAGACTGCTCAGTATGAATTAATACTAGAGTATACTATCCCTGAATTGCCGGCATCTGACTTGATCAAAGTCAAATTTCCGCTGAAGACTATGAAGACTTTGTGGTCAAA AATCTGTCCCACTCATCTGAGTGCCACAAACGATAATGAGCAAGTCGCTAGTATAATAGATTTGAGTCAGGTGAATCGGTTTTTCGAATGTCTGAGGATTAAGATGCTGAAGAGTGCTAGTCTCGAGTTGGGATATTGTTTACTGGAAAAAATTAGCTTGCCAAATTTTACCATTAAATCTAATAAG atgaaagtAACAGATATTGAAGCGATTGATCGAGTTCTTTggttttttcaagaaaaagcCGTACTTCATTTTCAAGCCCCAATCCCAATTAGGAATGAAGAGTGTTAA
- the LOC107220908 gene encoding SREBP regulating gene protein isoform X1: MPSWTTVVRLLRRRFVLGVIFAVSLTYCALSLLQHEKGALVESDADDDQLYFSTDKPYLWEMQVLNDDIDPDEEATSALNGSHPARNTCRNSIQGKALIVDEHGYVCTRGEVLPSGCCSEEMSAANVKTEETDTNIQTLVKRERHSCQTCNAEGCCAVFEYCVSCCLRPGKANEPEIKSAYDQSRRTKKAEENVFRHRLRTLDRFQVCLATCRTSSASVRHENTYKDPHSKHCYNLLAHSANSNQRYRRDLIHILHMNNNSSPPKVALASFSTASVLSDIHLPRHVIPSNS, from the exons ATGCCAAGTTGGACGACAGTGGTCAGACTGTTAAGACGTCGTTTCGTTCTTGGTGTTATATTCGCGGTTTCTCTAACTTACTGTGCGCTGAGTTTACTCCAGCATGAG AAAGGAGCTTTGGTAGAGAGCGACGCCGATGATGACCAGCTTTATTTTTCGACTGACAAACCGTACCTCTGGGAAATGCAGGTACTGAATGATGATATTGACCCCGATGAAGAGGCGACATCTGCTCTTAACGGCAGTCATCCAGCAAGAAATACTTGCCGAAATTCCATACAG GGCAAAGCACTGATTGTGGACGAACATGGATATGTGTGTACCAGAGGTGAAGTTCTGCCATCAGGATGTTGTTCGGAAGAGATGTCTGCTGCAAATGTTAAAACAGAAGAAACTGACACAAATATACAGACGTTAGTTAAACGAGAGCGTCATAGTTGCCAAACTTGCAATGCTGAAGGATGTTGCGCAGTCTTTGAATACTGCGTGTCATGTTGTTTACGCCCAGGAAAG GCAAATGAGCCAGAGATAAAATCCGCTTATGATCAGAGTCGCAGAACAAAAAAGGCAGAAGAAAATGTGTTTCGCCATCGATTGCGAACTCTTGATCGATTTCAAGTTTGTCTGGCTACGTGCCGAACTTCAAGTGCCTCGGTTAGACACGAGAATACTTACAAGGATCCACACTCCAAGCACTGCTACAACCTGCTGGCTCATAGCGCAAATTCTAATCAACGTTATAGGCGTGACCTGATCCATATTTTACATATGAATAATAACAGCAGCCCTCCAAAGGTTGCCCTTGCATCTTTTTCTACTGCCTCAGTTCTTTCCGATATCCATTTGCCCCGTCATGTCATACCGTCAAATTCCTGA
- the LOC107220908 gene encoding SREBP regulating gene protein isoform X2 has protein sequence MPSWTTVVRLLRRRFVLGVIFAVSLTYCALSLLQHEKGALVESDADDDQLYFSTDKPYLWEMQVLNDDIDPDEEATSALNGSHPARNTCRNSIQGKALIVDEHGYVCTRGEVLPSGCCSEEMSAANVKTEETDTNIQTLVKRERHSCQTCNAEGCCAVFEYCVSCCLRPGKANEPEIKSAYDQSRRTKKAEENVFRHRLRTLDRFQVCLATCRTSSASVRHENTYKDPHSKHCYNLLAHSANSNQRYRRDLIHILHMNNNSSPPKNS, from the exons ATGCCAAGTTGGACGACAGTGGTCAGACTGTTAAGACGTCGTTTCGTTCTTGGTGTTATATTCGCGGTTTCTCTAACTTACTGTGCGCTGAGTTTACTCCAGCATGAG AAAGGAGCTTTGGTAGAGAGCGACGCCGATGATGACCAGCTTTATTTTTCGACTGACAAACCGTACCTCTGGGAAATGCAGGTACTGAATGATGATATTGACCCCGATGAAGAGGCGACATCTGCTCTTAACGGCAGTCATCCAGCAAGAAATACTTGCCGAAATTCCATACAG GGCAAAGCACTGATTGTGGACGAACATGGATATGTGTGTACCAGAGGTGAAGTTCTGCCATCAGGATGTTGTTCGGAAGAGATGTCTGCTGCAAATGTTAAAACAGAAGAAACTGACACAAATATACAGACGTTAGTTAAACGAGAGCGTCATAGTTGCCAAACTTGCAATGCTGAAGGATGTTGCGCAGTCTTTGAATACTGCGTGTCATGTTGTTTACGCCCAGGAAAG GCAAATGAGCCAGAGATAAAATCCGCTTATGATCAGAGTCGCAGAACAAAAAAGGCAGAAGAAAATGTGTTTCGCCATCGATTGCGAACTCTTGATCGATTTCAAGTTTGTCTGGCTACGTGCCGAACTTCAAGTGCCTCGGTTAGACACGAGAATACTTACAAGGATCCACACTCCAAGCACTGCTACAACCTGCTGGCTCATAGCGCAAATTCTAATCAACGTTATAGGCGTGACCTGATCCATATTTTACATATGAATAATAACAGCAGCCCTCCAAAG AATTCCTga